A stretch of Candidatus Methylomirabilota bacterium DNA encodes these proteins:
- a CDS encoding ABC transporter ATP-binding protein, producing MRQILELYRPYRKVLLLGLGAIMLSSGFGLTIPWILKEAIDRLKERPAGTTLLLLAAALILFTVFQGTFRFLARMMIVGTSRHIEYDLRNQLYRQWLRLDSSFYDRVPSGDLMARATQDMSALRTLLGAGPLHFSTTIIVGVSAALLMARLDPWLTLYALAPFPILLWSLKELRHRLEAQLHRGQERYQELCGQVQEAVAGMRLIKSYTLGHPMVAAFRDKGEEYLAAEMRVVRLEGIYYPLTSLAGGFGVVCAIAIGGQQVIAGQMTLGELVAFMGYLGMLMWPTIALAWVMGLWQRGKVAFERITQTLAEEPVIREHPQPIHPATVRGAIEARDLTFRYGNGSSPPALTSLSLSIPAGATVTLVGPSGGGKSTFLSLLPRLRELPEGQLLLDGVDVTRLPISTLRQSIGYVPQEGFLLSDTVWNNIAFGLKDPEESQIRRALFLAGLEEEIATLPDGLNTVVGERGITLSGGQRQRVTIARAVAADPRILILDDGLSSLDAEIERIILDRLRTHFRGRTVLMSTHRLTSIDRADLIFVLDRGRLVEQGRHEELLDRAGLYAHLWNRYRLVHSSELRVDS from the coding sequence ATGAGACAAATCCTCGAGTTATACCGCCCCTACCGTAAGGTCCTCCTCCTGGGCCTGGGCGCCATCATGCTCTCGAGTGGCTTTGGCCTCACTATCCCGTGGATCCTCAAAGAGGCTATCGATCGACTGAAGGAGCGGCCTGCGGGGACGACTCTCCTCCTCCTTGCCGCCGCGCTCATCCTCTTCACTGTCTTCCAGGGGACCTTCCGCTTCCTGGCCCGGATGATGATTGTGGGAACCTCTCGCCACATTGAGTACGACCTCCGCAACCAGCTGTACCGTCAATGGCTCCGCCTCGATAGTAGCTTTTACGACCGGGTCCCTTCCGGGGACCTCATGGCCCGGGCGACCCAGGATATGAGTGCCCTCCGCACCCTGTTGGGGGCGGGACCGCTGCACTTCTCCACGACCATCATCGTGGGGGTCTCTGCTGCGCTCTTGATGGCCCGCCTCGACCCCTGGCTTACCCTGTACGCTCTGGCCCCCTTCCCCATTCTCCTCTGGTCCCTCAAGGAACTCCGCCACCGGTTGGAGGCCCAACTACACCGAGGCCAAGAGCGGTACCAAGAGTTGTGTGGCCAGGTCCAGGAAGCGGTGGCAGGGATGCGCCTGATCAAGAGCTACACCTTAGGGCATCCGATGGTGGCGGCCTTCCGCGACAAAGGGGAGGAGTACCTGGCCGCGGAGATGCGTGTGGTACGGCTCGAAGGCATCTACTATCCCCTTACCAGCCTGGCTGGCGGGTTCGGTGTGGTCTGTGCCATCGCCATTGGCGGCCAACAGGTCATTGCAGGACAGATGACCCTCGGAGAGCTGGTTGCTTTTATGGGATACCTGGGAATGTTGATGTGGCCTACCATCGCCCTTGCCTGGGTCATGGGCCTGTGGCAGCGGGGAAAGGTGGCTTTCGAGCGGATCACCCAGACACTGGCCGAGGAGCCGGTAATTCGTGAACACCCCCAGCCGATCCACCCGGCCACCGTCCGGGGAGCAATCGAGGCTCGAGATCTCACCTTTCGTTACGGTAATGGAAGCAGCCCACCGGCCCTCACCAGTCTCTCCCTCTCGATACCCGCGGGAGCGACTGTCACGCTCGTGGGACCGAGCGGGGGTGGGAAGAGCACGTTCCTCAGCCTCCTTCCCCGTCTGCGGGAGCTGCCTGAGGGACAGCTCTTATTGGATGGGGTCGACGTCACCCGGCTCCCCATCTCCACGCTGAGGCAGAGCATCGGTTACGTCCCGCAAGAGGGTTTTCTCCTTTCCGACACCGTCTGGAACAACATCGCCTTCGGCCTCAAAGATCCCGAGGAGTCCCAGATTCGACGGGCGCTCTTTCTGGCCGGCCTCGAAGAGGAGATCGCAACCCTTCCCGATGGCCTCAACACCGTGGTCGGGGAACGGGGGATTACTCTGTCCGGCGGGCAACGGCAGCGAGTGACGATCGCCCGGGCCGTCGCGGCAGACCCCCGGATTCTGATTCTCGACGATGGCCTTTCCAGTCTCGATGCCGAGATCGAGCGAATAATCCTCGACCGCCTCCGGACCCATTTCCGGGGTCGAACGGTCCTGATGAGCACGCATCGCCTGACGAGCATCGACCGGGCCGACCTGATCTTCGTCCTTGACCGCGGACGGCTCGTGGAGCAGGGAAGACACGAGGAGCTGCTGGACCGAGCAGGGCTTTACGCGCACCTTTGGAACCGGTACCGACTGGTTCATAGTTCAGAGTTGAGGGTTGATAGTTGA